From the Vibrio metoecus genome, one window contains:
- a CDS encoding glycoside hydrolase family 36 protein translates to MSHLRLANGREILAQQTDIELEISDNELSAQYIGLHNRPFERRYPLFSTVLDVESDARLVGDGFQMLSQASGTLSHIQEVGRCPDNNLSYRIYPHDAPKRFYNTLMIEAAGRYLLFGFTSCRRFAGFFEVHRHPQHWILSAFIDGEETRPQDWVTNQLESVICLEGESMSELYQAYAEAISRHHPPRPHLKDPAPMGWCSWYAYYAEVTEQDIKDNVAVLAERHPELEWVLLDDGYQAFMGDWLTPSQKFPSGIQQVIADIRAQGKKPAIWLAPFIAEADSAVFRQHPDWFVKNAAGQPLKAEEITYGGWRCTPWYVLDGSHPDVQEHLTQVVKTLREEWGVELFKLDANYWGTLQGQRFQSGVTGVEAYRMGMQAIAEGAGDAWLLGCNAPMWPSLGLVDAMRVSDDVERNADRFCQMARETLMRSWQHRQLWQIDPDCLTLTPLPNQSADRSSYEFHRNLLLASGGLLLSGDPLPKLTPFAKQSLKRLLKRFQYNQNSSKLTSLSLHHAFLSLTDKNDLHCLFNFQGKEQEFTLVANHPVQWYDYWSGELLSSEPSKFLVVNLAKGLQSRAILTVG, encoded by the coding sequence ATGAGCCACTTAAGACTAGCCAATGGGCGAGAGATCCTAGCGCAGCAAACGGATATTGAACTGGAGATTTCGGACAATGAGCTCTCCGCACAGTATATTGGGTTACACAATCGTCCTTTTGAACGCCGTTATCCGCTATTTAGCACGGTGTTGGATGTCGAGTCAGATGCGCGCTTAGTCGGTGATGGTTTCCAAATGCTCTCACAAGCCTCTGGAACGCTAAGCCATATCCAAGAAGTCGGACGTTGTCCTGATAACAATCTCAGTTACCGCATCTACCCTCATGATGCGCCAAAGCGTTTTTACAATACTTTGATGATAGAGGCCGCTGGCCGTTATTTGTTGTTTGGTTTTACTTCTTGCCGGCGATTTGCGGGCTTTTTTGAAGTGCATCGTCATCCGCAACACTGGATACTGAGTGCTTTTATTGATGGAGAAGAGACACGTCCGCAAGACTGGGTCACCAATCAGTTAGAGTCGGTGATTTGCTTAGAAGGTGAATCCATGTCGGAGCTTTACCAAGCCTATGCAGAGGCGATCTCGCGCCATCATCCACCAAGACCCCATCTCAAAGACCCTGCACCGATGGGCTGGTGTTCTTGGTATGCCTACTATGCAGAAGTCACCGAACAAGACATCAAAGATAACGTGGCGGTATTAGCAGAGCGTCACCCTGAGCTGGAATGGGTGCTATTGGATGACGGCTATCAAGCGTTTATGGGCGATTGGCTCACGCCATCACAAAAGTTTCCCAGTGGTATTCAGCAAGTGATTGCCGATATTCGAGCCCAAGGTAAAAAGCCCGCTATCTGGCTTGCGCCTTTTATCGCGGAAGCGGATTCGGCGGTTTTTCGTCAGCATCCGGACTGGTTTGTGAAAAATGCCGCAGGTCAGCCACTCAAAGCCGAAGAGATCACTTATGGCGGTTGGCGCTGTACGCCTTGGTATGTGTTGGATGGTTCTCATCCGGATGTGCAAGAGCACTTGACCCAAGTGGTGAAAACCCTGCGTGAAGAGTGGGGCGTTGAACTGTTTAAGCTGGATGCCAACTACTGGGGAACGCTACAAGGCCAGCGTTTTCAATCGGGTGTTACGGGTGTAGAAGCGTATCGAATGGGCATGCAAGCCATTGCTGAAGGCGCAGGCGATGCGTGGCTACTGGGCTGTAATGCTCCGATGTGGCCATCGCTAGGTTTGGTGGATGCGATGCGAGTGTCGGACGATGTGGAGCGCAATGCTGATCGCTTTTGCCAAATGGCTCGTGAAACCTTAATGCGCAGTTGGCAACACAGACAGTTGTGGCAAATCGACCCAGATTGCTTAACGTTAACTCCGTTACCAAACCAAAGTGCCGATCGTTCCAGTTATGAGTTTCATCGTAATTTGCTGTTAGCCAGTGGTGGCTTGCTGCTGTCGGGTGATCCACTGCCGAAGCTGACTCCGTTTGCGAAGCAGAGCCTTAAGCGGTTACTCAAGCGTTTTCAATATAACCAGAACTCATCTAAGCTAACTTCGCTGAGTTTGCATCATGCATTTTTGTCGTTGACCGATAAGAATGACCTACATTGTTTGTTTAATTTTCAAGGTAAGGAGCAGGAGTTTACTTTGGTCGCCAACCATCCAGTACAGTGGTATGACTATTGGAGTGGTGAGCTTCTGAGCAGTGAGCCCAGTAAATTTCTCGTCGTCAATTTGGCGAAGGGGCTACAGAGCAGAGCCATATTGACAGTAGGTTAG
- a CDS encoding ABC transporter permease, which produces MFVYTVRKFNLFIITLLILTMVGYSLARFDPHSPWTLFSFWQGWSIYLVQLMELNFGVNKSGVPILSELAVVFPATIELCSIAFIMSLLIGIPIGTIAGMRQGKWLDTIISFISMSGYSAPIFWLALMMIMVFSLHFQFFPVAGRYDLLYQIEHVTGFALIDAFMSQAQYRSQALQSVLEHLTLPCLVLALAPTTQVIGQMRASVAEVMNQNYIRAAKIKGLSNYEIVTQHVLRNAIPPMIPKFGVQLSSMLTLAIITESIFNWPGIGRWLLDALANRDFMSIQAGVIVVGTLVLTANILSDLLGAVANPLVRKEWYVKR; this is translated from the coding sequence ATGTTCGTGTATACGGTACGAAAATTTAACCTATTTATCATTACACTCTTGATCTTGACCATGGTCGGCTACAGCCTAGCTCGCTTTGATCCCCATTCACCATGGACCTTGTTCAGCTTTTGGCAAGGGTGGTCAATTTACTTGGTGCAGTTGATGGAGCTCAATTTCGGTGTCAATAAAAGTGGCGTTCCGATCCTCAGTGAGTTAGCGGTTGTATTTCCCGCCACCATTGAGCTGTGTTCGATTGCGTTCATTATGTCACTGCTGATAGGCATTCCTATCGGAACCATCGCGGGAATGCGACAAGGTAAATGGCTCGACACCATCATTTCTTTCATTTCCATGTCTGGCTACTCGGCTCCCATTTTTTGGCTCGCCTTGATGATGATTATGGTGTTTTCGCTGCACTTCCAATTTTTCCCCGTCGCAGGGCGCTATGACTTACTGTATCAGATCGAGCATGTTACCGGCTTTGCCTTGATTGATGCCTTTATGTCGCAGGCGCAATATCGCAGCCAAGCTCTCCAAAGTGTGTTGGAACATTTAACGCTCCCCTGTTTAGTGCTGGCTTTGGCTCCGACCACGCAAGTCATTGGACAAATGCGGGCGTCGGTTGCAGAAGTGATGAACCAAAACTACATCCGCGCAGCCAAAATTAAGGGGTTATCCAATTACGAGATCGTTACCCAACACGTTTTACGTAATGCCATTCCACCCATGATCCCCAAGTTTGGTGTTCAACTGTCTAGTATGCTGACGCTGGCGATTATTACTGAATCTATCTTTAACTGGCCAGGCATTGGCCGTTGGCTGCTTGATGCGCTAGCTAACCGTGATTTTATGTCGATTCAAGCCGGTGTTATTGTGGTCGGCACCTTAGTATTAACCGCCAACATTCTCTCTGATTTGCTCGGCGCAGTGGCTAACCCTTTGGTAAGGAAAGAGTGGTATGTTAAGCGATAG
- a CDS encoding ABC transporter substrate-binding protein, whose amino-acid sequence MSLLTGCGEHIDHSKIRSSGFVYCGESAPSTFNPQLVDNDITSDALGPQLYDTLLTIDPQTQLPVPSVASGWTVNASGTEYLFTLRPNVEFQTTAWFSPTRPLNADDVVFSFRRIIDPTSPFHKVNQAQYPWFKGIDFQNLLIDVTAIDDLTVKFILSRPDNSFLSNIATSHAVILSLEYANQLMIDDEKERLDTLPVGSGPFYLAEYHPRDLIRLKRHPHYWNGVAKLEQVVFDISQRGTGMLAKLLRNECDVLHAPISSQVPAIEQNQGIELTTTPAMNVAFIAVNTQHPALNDSRVRKALNFAINRQNILDSVYYGTGSIAFTILPPTSWAYQQDAVQIRYDRNYAQALLREAGFEHGLELTMSVPVDPKAYNPSPRKTAELIQANLADIGVTLRLITEDRSERQELAERNNIDLFLSGWRGDTGDPDNFLRPLLSCDSNRAGLNVSMWCDSDFDFLLDLALEANKPRYRLNLYHQAQNILNQEFPVIPLAHGIQFTAYSKSLTGVRMSPFNVQPFNTVERVAE is encoded by the coding sequence ATGAGTTTGCTGACAGGCTGCGGAGAACACATCGATCACAGTAAGATTCGCAGCAGCGGCTTTGTCTACTGTGGTGAGAGCGCGCCATCTACCTTTAATCCACAATTGGTCGATAACGATATCACTTCAGATGCTCTCGGTCCGCAACTCTACGACACCTTGCTCACGATTGATCCGCAAACCCAATTACCCGTACCGAGTGTAGCCAGCGGATGGACGGTCAATGCGAGCGGCACCGAGTATCTATTTACTCTGCGTCCAAATGTTGAGTTTCAAACTACCGCTTGGTTTAGCCCAACTCGGCCACTCAATGCCGATGATGTGGTTTTCAGCTTCCGACGCATCATTGACCCAACAAGCCCTTTCCACAAGGTCAATCAAGCTCAATATCCTTGGTTTAAAGGTATTGATTTCCAAAACTTACTCATCGATGTCACTGCTATTGATGACTTAACGGTGAAATTTATTTTAAGCCGCCCAGATAACAGTTTTTTGTCAAACATCGCCACCAGTCATGCCGTCATTCTCTCTTTAGAATACGCTAACCAACTGATGATTGATGATGAAAAAGAAAGGTTGGATACCTTACCTGTCGGTAGTGGGCCCTTTTATCTTGCTGAATACCATCCGCGTGATTTGATCCGCCTAAAACGCCACCCTCACTACTGGAATGGCGTCGCTAAACTTGAACAAGTGGTGTTCGATATTTCACAACGCGGTACCGGAATGCTCGCCAAATTACTGCGTAATGAATGTGATGTTCTGCATGCGCCGATCTCAAGTCAGGTGCCCGCGATTGAGCAAAATCAGGGTATTGAACTAACAACAACCCCAGCGATGAATGTGGCGTTTATTGCCGTCAATACTCAACATCCGGCACTCAATGATAGCCGAGTGCGTAAAGCACTAAACTTTGCGATTAACCGCCAGAATATTTTGGACTCCGTTTATTACGGCACTGGCAGTATTGCCTTTACGATCTTGCCTCCCACTTCTTGGGCTTATCAACAAGATGCGGTACAAATCCGATACGATCGCAATTATGCTCAAGCTTTACTGCGCGAGGCGGGCTTTGAACATGGGCTCGAATTGACCATGTCAGTTCCAGTCGATCCCAAAGCGTATAACCCCAGCCCACGTAAAACCGCAGAACTGATCCAAGCCAATCTGGCTGATATTGGCGTCACCTTGCGCTTAATTACTGAAGATCGCTCCGAACGCCAAGAACTTGCAGAGCGCAACAATATTGACCTGTTTTTGAGTGGCTGGCGAGGTGACACTGGTGACCCAGATAACTTCTTACGCCCTTTGCTCTCTTGTGATTCCAATCGAGCCGGATTGAACGTATCCATGTGGTGTGACAGTGATTTTGACTTCTTGTTGGACTTAGCTTTAGAAGCCAACAAACCACGTTATCGCCTCAATCTCTACCATCAGGCGCAAAACATCCTTAATCAAGAGTTTCCCGTGATCCCTCTTGCACATGGCATACAATTTACCGCCTACAGTAAATCGCTAACCGGGGTTCGTATGAGTCCTTTTAATGTTCAGCCATTTAATACCGTTGAGAGGGTGGCCGAGTAA
- a CDS encoding peptide ABC transporter ATP-binding protein, translating to MSALLEVTNLHKDFVTRSGFLRKQIQHAVKPVSFTLEAGQTIGFIGQNGSGKSTLARMLAGMVAPTGGEIRVNGELLEHKDYSTRCKLIRMIFQDPNTSLNPRLQIGTILEGPLKRNTSMPPEARMRRVKDTLQRVGLLPEHAYFYPQMLATGQKQRVCLARALILQPSIIIADEALNGLDMAMRSQILNLFLELQEEMGVSFVYVSQHIGVIKHITDKIIVMHEGDVVESGDTHEVLASPQHPITQRMIESHFTKAPTFKY from the coding sequence ATGAGTGCGCTGTTAGAAGTCACTAATCTACATAAAGACTTTGTCACTCGCTCCGGTTTTTTACGCAAACAGATCCAACATGCGGTGAAACCCGTTAGCTTTACTCTGGAAGCGGGACAAACCATTGGTTTTATTGGGCAAAACGGTTCAGGAAAATCCACGCTCGCACGGATGTTGGCGGGCATGGTCGCACCAACGGGCGGTGAAATCCGAGTAAACGGTGAGCTTTTAGAACACAAAGACTATTCGACGCGCTGTAAACTCATCCGGATGATTTTCCAAGACCCAAATACCTCGCTCAATCCACGTTTACAGATCGGGACAATTCTAGAAGGACCGCTGAAACGAAACACCAGCATGCCCCCAGAAGCCCGCATGCGCCGCGTAAAAGATACCTTGCAACGAGTGGGTTTATTGCCAGAACACGCCTACTTCTATCCTCAAATGCTAGCAACAGGACAAAAACAGCGGGTCTGTTTGGCACGCGCCTTAATTTTGCAACCATCGATCATTATTGCCGATGAAGCGTTGAATGGTCTGGATATGGCGATGCGTTCGCAAATCCTCAATCTCTTTCTGGAACTGCAAGAAGAGATGGGCGTGTCATTTGTGTATGTATCGCAACATATTGGGGTGATTAAACACATCACCGATAAAATTATCGTGATGCATGAAGGCGATGTAGTGGAATCCGGTGATACCCATGAAGTGTTGGCCAGCCCGCAACACCCGATCACTCAACGTATGATCGAAAGTCACTTCACCAAAGCACCGACGTTTAAATATTAA
- a CDS encoding DUF2927 domain-containing protein: MHKGIVVGLLTLLSLKALAQDNWRDPAFIEQAFLAVAMHNEYSAGEKPLSKWRKPIRIYFEHQVPDSVLHEQLARDHLSHLSSITQHPIQVVTDKAQANVIWVFTRQSKWQQVLEDVAGKAAIQSMHGAICQASYQSDVVTSEIISASVVIPVDQARDHGKLLACIVEEITQVMGLPNDSELAYPSIFNDKTPEDLLSPLDVVLLWLLYEPELTTGMSQRQVRSVIRTKLKQYQQQGRLEEAVQEAHSSPLYEWLR; encoded by the coding sequence ATGCATAAAGGGATCGTTGTTGGGCTACTCACCCTACTTAGCCTTAAGGCTCTAGCTCAAGACAACTGGCGCGATCCCGCTTTTATCGAACAAGCCTTTCTCGCCGTAGCGATGCACAACGAATATTCCGCAGGTGAAAAACCGCTGAGCAAATGGCGCAAGCCCATACGGATTTATTTTGAACATCAAGTCCCTGATAGCGTTCTGCATGAACAGCTTGCGCGAGATCACCTGAGCCATCTTTCGAGCATAACCCAGCACCCAATTCAAGTAGTGACCGACAAAGCTCAGGCGAATGTGATTTGGGTATTCACCCGACAATCAAAGTGGCAGCAGGTATTAGAAGACGTTGCAGGAAAAGCAGCCATACAATCGATGCATGGCGCCATTTGCCAAGCGAGTTACCAGAGCGACGTAGTGACTTCTGAAATTATTTCCGCATCGGTTGTGATTCCCGTCGATCAAGCACGTGACCACGGCAAACTGTTGGCCTGTATCGTGGAAGAAATTACTCAAGTGATGGGGCTGCCTAATGATTCAGAGCTTGCCTATCCTTCCATCTTTAACGATAAAACCCCAGAAGATTTGCTATCTCCCCTTGATGTGGTTTTACTGTGGCTACTCTACGAACCCGAACTCACTACGGGCATGAGTCAACGCCAAGTCCGGTCGGTGATCCGCACCAAACTCAAACAATATCAGCAGCAAGGTAGATTAGAAGAAGCGGTGCAAGAGGCACACTCTTCACCGCTCTATGAATGGCTTCGTTAG
- a CDS encoding manganese-dependent inorganic pyrophosphatase, whose product MILVVGHKNPDSDSICSALVAAEFLKARGLEAKAVRQGEINRETQHILNVAGVEQPELRTSVAGEQVWLVDYTDLAQAPDDLNQAEILGIVDHHRLGDVMTVNPLEAWIWPVGCTSTILFNLFKMENAEITRPLALLMISAILSDTVGFASPTCTQKDRDAVAELAVLAGITDLEGFIKALLIAKTDIEGLSAAQLVEKDLKAYPFNGRELVVGQVELATLEQVADMIEALEADLQRRCDEESLALAALMLTDITTAQTRLLFKGEWSEKLAKHEKDGVLMMENTLSRKKQGWPWLQTELA is encoded by the coding sequence ATGATTTTAGTTGTTGGTCATAAGAACCCAGACAGTGACAGTATTTGTAGTGCATTAGTGGCAGCCGAGTTTTTAAAAGCTCGTGGTTTAGAAGCGAAGGCGGTACGCCAAGGTGAAATCAACCGTGAAACGCAACATATTCTGAATGTGGCAGGCGTTGAGCAACCAGAATTACGTACCAGTGTGGCGGGCGAACAGGTGTGGTTAGTGGATTACACCGATTTAGCGCAAGCTCCGGATGACCTAAACCAAGCTGAGATCCTCGGTATTGTCGATCACCACCGTTTAGGCGATGTGATGACGGTGAATCCACTGGAAGCGTGGATTTGGCCTGTGGGTTGTACCAGCACGATTCTGTTCAATCTCTTTAAGATGGAAAATGCAGAAATCACTCGCCCACTTGCGTTACTGATGATCTCTGCCATTCTGTCTGACACTGTGGGTTTTGCTTCTCCAACTTGCACTCAAAAAGATCGAGACGCTGTTGCTGAGTTAGCGGTATTGGCCGGAATTACCGATCTGGAAGGCTTTATCAAAGCGCTACTGATTGCCAAAACTGACATTGAAGGTTTAAGCGCAGCGCAGTTGGTCGAAAAAGATCTTAAAGCTTACCCATTCAATGGCCGTGAGTTGGTGGTCGGTCAGGTTGAACTGGCTACGCTAGAGCAAGTCGCCGATATGATTGAAGCCCTCGAAGCCGATCTGCAACGTCGTTGTGATGAAGAGTCTCTGGCACTCGCAGCACTGATGCTGACCGACATCACCACAGCACAAACTCGTTTGTTGTTTAAAGGTGAATGGTCAGAAAAATTGGCTAAGCATGAAAAAGACGGCGTACTGATGATGGAAAACACCCTCAGCCGTAAGAAGCAAGGTTGGCCTTGGCTGCAAACGGAACTGGCTTGA
- the rsgA gene encoding ribosome small subunit-dependent GTPase A — MNNTMTSSQPYTLTQLGWKPFFQQQLTLEDYENTQICRVVAHHRSGYQLCSEQGHFHLAIHHAQPKMTVGDWVLLDEQQQFKRLLERQSELSRKAAGSKVAEQLIATNVDTLFIVCSLNDDFNLSRIERYLSIAKEAQIEPVVVLTKADLSEQAEQNIAQVQQLSATLLVEAVNALDPNSVEALRPWCTRGRTVAFIGSSGVGKSTLTNTLLGRETQLTGGIREDDSKGRHTTTARSVHMIPDGALIIDTPGMRELQLVDCGEGVSETFSDIETLALQCRFKDCQHQTEPGCAVQQAISNGTLEARRLQNYFKLQREQAYNSATLAEQRNRMKQFGKMCRNVSSDKQKLKTSY, encoded by the coding sequence ATGAACAACACAATGACATCTTCTCAGCCTTACACATTGACACAACTTGGCTGGAAACCTTTTTTTCAACAACAACTGACACTCGAAGATTACGAAAACACGCAAATCTGCCGCGTCGTTGCTCATCATCGCAGTGGTTATCAGCTTTGCAGTGAACAAGGGCATTTTCATCTCGCCATTCATCACGCTCAACCGAAAATGACGGTGGGCGATTGGGTTTTGCTAGATGAACAGCAGCAATTTAAACGCCTACTTGAACGCCAAAGTGAACTGAGCCGAAAAGCGGCGGGAAGTAAAGTGGCAGAGCAGTTGATCGCCACCAATGTTGATACACTGTTTATCGTCTGCTCACTCAATGACGACTTTAACCTCAGCCGTATTGAACGCTATCTGAGCATCGCCAAAGAAGCGCAAATCGAACCTGTGGTGGTACTCACCAAAGCCGATTTATCTGAACAAGCAGAACAAAACATCGCGCAAGTTCAACAACTCAGTGCAACGTTATTGGTAGAGGCAGTAAACGCGCTCGATCCTAACAGCGTAGAAGCCTTACGGCCGTGGTGCACAAGAGGCAGAACCGTCGCATTTATTGGCTCCTCTGGCGTCGGGAAATCAACCTTGACCAATACCTTGCTTGGTCGAGAAACCCAACTCACCGGCGGGATCCGTGAAGATGACAGTAAAGGTCGCCATACCACTACCGCGCGTTCGGTTCACATGATCCCTGATGGTGCGTTGATCATCGATACACCGGGAATGCGTGAGCTCCAACTTGTCGACTGTGGCGAAGGGGTTAGCGAGACGTTTTCAGACATTGAAACCTTAGCGTTACAGTGCCGTTTTAAAGATTGCCAACATCAAACTGAGCCGGGGTGTGCAGTTCAACAAGCGATCAGCAATGGCACTTTGGAAGCAAGGCGCTTACAAAACTATTTTAAGTTACAGCGAGAGCAGGCTTATAACTCCGCCACACTCGCTGAGCAACGAAATAGAATGAAGCAATTTGGGAAGATGTGCCGTAATGTAAGCAGTGACAAGCAGAAACTCAAAACCAGTTATTAA
- a CDS encoding peptide ABC transporter ATP-binding protein yields MPILDIRHLTIEIDTPQGLVKAVDRMSLTMNEGEIRGLVGESGSGKSLVAKALVGVCKENWRVTADRMRLGNIDLLQLTPRERRRVIARDVAMIFQEPSTCLDPSEEVGKQLIESIPFRTFEGHWWQRFTWRKKQAIALLHKVGIKDHKDIMSSYPYELTDGECQKVMIAMAIAAKPKLLIADEPTNDVDPITQSQILRLLSRMNQVNSTSILLIGHDLTTITQWADRITVMYCGQSVESADTAKIVVEPKHPYTAALLKAMPDFSDWIPHKQKLQSLPGSIPPLQHLPIGCRLGPRCPYAQRQCVEMPRSRWVKNHKFSCHFPLNMETPQ; encoded by the coding sequence ATGCCTATTCTTGATATTCGTCATCTGACGATTGAGATTGATACTCCGCAGGGTCTAGTAAAAGCCGTAGATCGCATGAGCCTGACCATGAACGAAGGTGAAATTCGTGGTTTAGTAGGAGAATCGGGCTCTGGCAAAAGTCTCGTGGCTAAAGCACTGGTTGGAGTATGCAAAGAGAACTGGCGCGTTACGGCTGACCGTATGCGCCTTGGAAACATTGATTTACTACAACTGACTCCACGAGAACGCAGACGCGTGATCGCACGTGATGTCGCGATGATTTTCCAAGAACCCTCCACCTGTCTCGATCCTTCTGAAGAAGTTGGCAAGCAGTTGATCGAATCGATTCCTTTCCGCACTTTTGAAGGCCATTGGTGGCAACGTTTTACGTGGCGCAAAAAGCAAGCTATCGCGCTGCTGCACAAAGTTGGCATCAAAGATCACAAAGACATCATGTCCAGCTATCCTTATGAGTTGACCGACGGTGAGTGTCAAAAAGTGATGATTGCCATGGCGATTGCTGCGAAACCGAAATTGCTGATCGCCGATGAACCAACAAACGACGTTGACCCCATCACTCAATCGCAAATCTTACGCCTACTAAGCCGGATGAATCAGGTAAACAGTACCTCAATCTTACTGATTGGCCATGACTTAACCACCATCACCCAGTGGGCGGATCGTATTACGGTAATGTATTGTGGCCAATCCGTTGAATCGGCAGACACTGCCAAGATTGTGGTCGAACCCAAGCATCCGTATACGGCAGCGCTTCTAAAAGCTATGCCAGATTTCAGCGACTGGATTCCCCATAAGCAGAAATTACAATCACTGCCCGGCTCAATCCCGCCGCTGCAACATTTACCCATCGGTTGTCGCTTGGGGCCTCGTTGCCCGTATGCACAACGTCAATGTGTAGAAATGCCACGTTCACGTTGGGTCAAGAACCATAAGTTTTCCTGTCATTTCCCATTGAATATGGAGACACCACAATGA
- a CDS encoding DUF2750 domain-containing protein: MSNPLTAEQMALINQYDQEQRFNYCLKEIVASQQVWILKDEYGCVMLNTEEEDCVPVWPHREFAQAWATGDWAECEPESIGLNKWFSRWTQGLEQDDLSVVVFPNDNEEGVILFPDEFDFELKKLANRR, translated from the coding sequence ATGTCTAATCCATTAACCGCAGAGCAGATGGCGCTCATCAATCAATATGACCAAGAGCAACGATTCAACTATTGCCTGAAAGAGATTGTGGCTAGCCAGCAAGTATGGATTTTAAAAGATGAATACGGTTGCGTAATGCTCAATACGGAAGAGGAAGATTGCGTTCCTGTTTGGCCACATCGTGAGTTTGCACAAGCGTGGGCAACGGGGGATTGGGCAGAGTGTGAACCCGAATCGATTGGGCTTAACAAATGGTTTAGTCGCTGGACACAAGGTTTAGAGCAAGACGATTTATCCGTGGTGGTTTTTCCAAACGACAACGAAGAAGGGGTGATTCTATTCCCTGATGAATTTGATTTTGAACTGAAAAAACTGGCAAATCGTCGCTGA
- the sapC gene encoding putrescine export ABC transporter permease SapC: MLSDSIYQEEHIPTQFERFWRSFRTNNLAMFGLWCLLFIALVIALSPWLAPYDPQMHSSKLLIPPSWDPTGSVDYFLGTDDLGRDILSRLIDGSILSVGAAVLITLIATVLGGTIGALAGMTRGLLSSTLNHLLDTVMSIPSLLLAIIFVAFLGAGEFNVLLAIGLALIPRFIRSVYVAVHNEIEKDYVMAARLDGANEFYLLWHSIFPNILPIIVTEITMALSIAILDITALGFLGLGAQSPSTEWGSMLGDAVELIYIAPWTVTLPGLATMFTVVVINLVGDGARQALNAGVE; the protein is encoded by the coding sequence ATGTTAAGCGATAGCATTTATCAAGAAGAACATATTCCAACCCAGTTTGAGCGTTTCTGGCGCAGCTTTCGCACCAACAATCTCGCCATGTTTGGATTATGGTGTCTACTGTTTATTGCCCTAGTCATTGCCCTATCCCCTTGGCTTGCACCTTATGATCCACAAATGCACTCCAGCAAATTATTAATACCGCCATCTTGGGATCCGACAGGTAGTGTCGATTACTTTCTCGGTACGGATGACTTAGGTCGCGATATTTTATCTCGCCTGATTGATGGCTCAATCTTAAGTGTCGGGGCCGCGGTACTCATCACTTTGATTGCCACGGTACTCGGTGGCACTATTGGTGCTTTAGCCGGCATGACCAGAGGTTTACTTTCAAGCACACTTAACCATTTGCTTGATACCGTAATGTCGATTCCATCGCTGCTGCTGGCCATCATTTTTGTCGCCTTTTTAGGGGCTGGCGAATTCAACGTACTGCTTGCGATTGGCTTAGCGTTAATTCCACGTTTTATTCGTTCGGTGTATGTGGCGGTGCATAACGAAATAGAAAAAGATTATGTGATGGCCGCGCGTTTAGATGGTGCCAATGAGTTTTATCTGCTTTGGCATTCCATCTTTCCTAACATCCTGCCAATCATCGTTACCGAGATTACCATGGCTCTTTCCATTGCTATTTTGGATATTACCGCGCTGGGATTTCTTGGACTTGGAGCACAATCGCCTAGCACGGAATGGGGCTCCATGCTGGGTGATGCCGTCGAGCTGATCTATATTGCACCTTGGACAGTAACCTTGCCCGGTCTCGCAACTATGTTTACTGTCGTGGTAATTAACCTCGTCGGCGATGGTGCACGTCAAGCGTTGAATGCAGGAGTCGAATAA